From the genome of Sulfurimonas paralvinellae:
AACAGAAAATGTAAATGACAGAAAAGTTTTCGGTGGTAATCCGACAGGGATCTTTGAACTCAACAACATCAAGTATCAGTGGGCATATAATCTTTGGGAGATGATGTTAAACAACACATGGTTTCCAAAAGAGGTCGATATGACACGTGATGTCAATGACTATAAAAACCTGACAGATGCGGAGAAAACAGCATATGATAAAGCACTCTCACAGCTTATCTTTATGGATTCACTGCAAACGAACAATCTTATAGACAATGTCAATCCTTATGTGACGGCACCGGAAATTAATCTTATTTTAGTGCGTCAATCTTTTGAAGAGGCACTGCATTCACAGAGTTATGCTGTTATGGTTGATTCTATTTCGACAAACTCTGAAGAGATCTACGATCTGTGGCGCAGAGATATGATGCTCAAGCATAAAAATGACGCTATTGCAGCCGTTTACGAAGAACTTTCAGAAAATCCGACAGATACGAACTTCTTAAAAGCCTGTTTTGCAAACCAGATCTTAGAGGGCATCTACTTCTACAGCGGATTTACCTATATCTATACACTTGCACGTGCAGGGAAGATGTTGGGAAGTGCACAGATGATTCGTTTTATTCAGCGTGATGAAGTGACGCACCTCGTTCTCTTTCAAAATCTTATCAATACTCTTAGAAAAGAGCGACCGGATCTTTTTACAGAACAGCTTAAAGCTGATGTCTATGATATGTTCAAAAAAGCGGTAGTGCTTGAGAGTGACTGGGGTAAATATATTACACAGGGACAGATTCTTGGACTTACCAACGAAATAGTTGAGCAGTATATTCAGTATCTTGCAGATGATAGACTTGCTTCTGTTGGTTTTGAAAAACTCTACAATGTCAGCAATCCTATCAAATGGGTTGATGATTTCGCAAAATTCAATGATCAAAAAACAAACTTCTTTGAGGGTAATGTAGCCAACTATTCAAAAGGAAGCCTCTCTTTTGATGACGACTTCTAAAACTTCCGGTGAGTACGCTCTGTGCTCACTTCTTTTTGAGACAACTCCCGATTATGAAAAAAATCTTCAAACATTGCTTGGTCTTATCAGCGAGACAAATGATAAAAGTCTCATTGTTGCACCGGAGGTCTGTTTAACAAGTTATGATTATGAAAATATGGAGGTGATGCTCCGTTTTGCTCCTCACGCAACAGCAGCATTGAAAAAGGCTTCACGCAAGAAGATCATTATACTCACAATGTTGGAAGAGCGTGAGGGTGAAGTTTATAATTTTGCAAAAGTGTTTTATAACGGCGGAGTCGTTTATGAACGTGCCAAGGCAAAGCTCTTTCGTTTTGGAGATGAACATAAGTATATGAAAGAGGGGAGTGTCGATGATTTTGAGATCATTGAAGTTGATGGCATCAAGATAGCGGTTTTTATCTGTTTTGAGCTGCGTTTTAAAGAGCTGTGGTGTCAAAGTGAAGGTGCGGATGTTATCGCTGTGTCATCTTGGTGGGGAGAGCTTAGAAGTGAGCATTTTAAGATTCTCACGCAGGCACTTGCTTTGATGAACCAGTGTTATGTGGTTGCGAGTGATTCAAAGAACAGTGAATGTACGAGGCTCAGCGGTATCATTGACCCGCAGGGAAAAGAACAGAGAAATGGGAATACGCCTTGCTTAACGCAGGCATACAGTAAAAAAGAGATAAGCCTTATGAGGCGATATATGGATGTAGGTATTGGATAGAATAACAGCGACAAAAACAGCACGTATGGCCGATGAGATAGAGAAAAATTTTCCTCTCTCACCTGAAGTAAAAGCGGCAATAGCCAAAACAAACAGAGAAGCCTTTGTTCCTATGGGTTTTAGAAATCAGGCTTACAAGCTCGATGCACTTCCAATCAGTGCCAATCAGTACATTTCATCACCTCTGACGGTTGCCAAGATGACGGAGTATCTTTTTCCGCGCGGCGCAGACAGAGTGCTGGAAGTTGGCTGTGGCAGCGGCTATCAGGCAGCGGTACTCTCTCAGCTCTTTCGTGGTGTTTTTACCATAGAACGCATAGAGCCTTTGATACTTGAAGCAAAAAAACGCTTTCGTGAGCTGGGTATCAATAATGTCCATACACGTACGGATGACGGTCAAAAAGGGTGGATACAGTACGCTCCCTATGATAGAATTCTTTTCTCGGCAACGGCGAAAGAGATACCGCAAAAACTATTTGAACAGCTCGCTGACGGCGGCATTTTAGTCGCACCGATGGAGCGTGACGGCAAACAGGTCATCACCCGTTTTTTAAAAGATGGTGAGCGAATCATCGAAGAGGAACTTGAAGATTGTGATTTTGTTCCTGTTTTGGACGGTGTTGTTAAATAGTTACTATAAGCTTTTTATTGTAAAATAAGAAGAATTATTCACAATAGGGCTGATTATGGAAGAGATGTACGGTATACAATATACAAGACCACAGGTTGTTCTGCTTCAAGAGACGGGCATTGGTGTTGCTGAAACAGCAGCACGAACTTGTTATGACAGTTTTACTAACAGTGAGAATGATGTTATTAAAAACATAGAGCATAAACTCCCTGATGCCGATATGTGCGATACACTCAATGAAATAGAAGATTCCGCACTACTC
Proteins encoded in this window:
- a CDS encoding ribonucleotide-diphosphate reductase subunit beta, with the translated sequence MNRKQIYNPDSTENVNDRKVFGGNPTGIFELNNIKYQWAYNLWEMMLNNTWFPKEVDMTRDVNDYKNLTDAEKTAYDKALSQLIFMDSLQTNNLIDNVNPYVTAPEINLILVRQSFEEALHSQSYAVMVDSISTNSEEIYDLWRRDMMLKHKNDAIAAVYEELSENPTDTNFLKACFANQILEGIYFYSGFTYIYTLARAGKMLGSAQMIRFIQRDEVTHLVLFQNLINTLRKERPDLFTEQLKADVYDMFKKAVVLESDWGKYITQGQILGLTNEIVEQYIQYLADDRLASVGFEKLYNVSNPIKWVDDFAKFNDQKTNFFEGNVANYSKGSLSFDDDF
- a CDS encoding carbon-nitrogen hydrolase family protein codes for the protein MTTSKTSGEYALCSLLFETTPDYEKNLQTLLGLISETNDKSLIVAPEVCLTSYDYENMEVMLRFAPHATAALKKASRKKIIILTMLEEREGEVYNFAKVFYNGGVVYERAKAKLFRFGDEHKYMKEGSVDDFEIIEVDGIKIAVFICFELRFKELWCQSEGADVIAVSSWWGELRSEHFKILTQALALMNQCYVVASDSKNSECTRLSGIIDPQGKEQRNGNTPCLTQAYSKKEISLMRRYMDVGIG
- a CDS encoding protein-L-isoaspartate(D-aspartate) O-methyltransferase; its protein translation is MDRITATKTARMADEIEKNFPLSPEVKAAIAKTNREAFVPMGFRNQAYKLDALPISANQYISSPLTVAKMTEYLFPRGADRVLEVGCGSGYQAAVLSQLFRGVFTIERIEPLILEAKKRFRELGINNVHTRTDDGQKGWIQYAPYDRILFSATAKEIPQKLFEQLADGGILVAPMERDGKQVITRFLKDGERIIEEELEDCDFVPVLDGVVK